In Bacteroidales bacterium, the genomic window GCAGAAGACCTTGACCTAAAAACCATAACCGAAGAAGTGGAAAGTGTAAGACAAGAAATTTATGAAAAATAAAGAGATTAAAGAGATGAGGGAAAAGAGTTTCAAGCCATTTACAGAAGAACAACTAATCAAAAGGGCCAGAAAATCAAACAGCGATTACCTTGTAGGCAAATTTAAAACACAAGAACAATTAGAAAACGAATCACAAAAGTGGTAATCAAATGAAAATTATTTGGTCGGACTTTGCCTCTGAAACGCTTAAAACAGAAATCCGGTCGCATCAAAAAAAATTGCTACTCGTGAGGTTTTGCCTATTTTTGACAAAATTTAGTTTTTGAATTATGGGAACAATAAGCATAGAGCTAGAGAAAAGCCAGTTTATCAGGATACTTAACGAATTGGATGATACCGACAAATTGGAGATATTCAATGCGTTAAAAAAATCATTGTTTCTAACCAGGTTTAATACCCTTTTAGAATCAACTAAGACCTCAGAGTTGACAATGGATGAGATTACAAAGGAAGTTGAATCAGTTAGGCAACAACGATATGACAACAGTAAGCAAGTCAATTAAGGTTATTGTTGACACAAACATTTGGATTTCCTTTTTGATTGGTAAAAATCTGAAAGGACTTCAAAACCAGATTGATTCTCAATTTATAAAAATAATTAGCTGCAATGAACAGCTTCATGAATTAGCAGATGTCTTCAATAAGCCAAAGTTTAAGAAGTACTTTACCCACGATCAGATTACAGAGTTTTTTGAATTATTTGATGAGTTTTCTGAATTGATTGCAATAAAGACAGTTTCTAATATCTGCAGGGATCCAAAAGATAATTATCTGGTTTCTTTGGCAATAGATTCTAAAGCTGATTTTTTAATAACCGGTGACAAGGATTTATTAGAACTTGAGAAGATTGGTAAAACAATTGTCCTCAAATTCACTGACTTCGATAAAATTCACTAAATCACCTGTATCCATTTTGTGAGTCCCTGTTACACAAATTGAGCTAATGGACTCGATTTTTTAAGTTTGGCTGTTTCCTGAATTGAAACGAAATGATGCGGTAAGACGGCAAATCCTCCGGAGGATTTCGGCTACTTTTGCAAAACATAAGGAAAGGCAAACAAAGCAAACATGAAATTTACAAAAACCAAAAAAAGGTGGGGCATCATTTTGTTGTTGCTGGCCGTGGTGGCCACGCTGGCTTTTTATCCGTTGCCGCCACAAGCTCCCATCCAATATTACGATAGGGAAAGTGGCCTGTTGAAAACGGAAAAAGTGGCTGCAGAACATTGGTTGGTTTGGCTGTATAATAATCCGGTGGGCGAAGCAACCTTGTGGGCGCTGGCGAAAAGAAAGGTGGTTTCGTCGGTTTATGGCACCAGGATGGATCGTCCTTCATCTATCCAAAAAATAGAACCCTTTGTTGAAGAATTTGATATCGACATGCGCTCCGTCAAGGAGCAGGAGTTCGACTCTTTCAACGATTTCTTTACCCGGAAACTGACGGATAATGCCAGGCCGGTGGATACCATCGCAACTGTTGCAGTGTCGCCAGCCGATGGGAAATTACTGGCTTATGCCGACATAAGCCACAGCGATTTTATCATCAAAGGAACCCGCTTCGATGTTTTATCATTTTTGAACAATGCCAAACTTGCTCAAAATTACGTGGGTGGCGCATTGGTGGTCGTAAGACTTGCCCCTCCCGATTACCACCGTTTTCATTTTCCCGTTGGTGGAAGCGTGTCGCCCCTCACACGTATCGACGGTGATTATTATTCGGTAAACCCCCTTGCTTTGCGCAAAATGACCGAAATATTCTGCCTCAACAAAAGGGAAATTACCATCGTTACCAACCCTTTGTTTGGCGATGTGGTGGTGGCCGAAGTAGGTGCAACCATGGTGGGCAGCATCGTGCAAACTTATACCGGGGATTCGGTAACGAAAGGAGAAGAGAAAGGGTATTTCAAATTCGGGGGATCCACGTTGGTGCTGCTGTTCGAAAAAAACAAGATTCGCATCGACGCCGATTTATTGATGAATACTTTAAAGGGATACGAAACCGCCGTCGAACAAGGAGAAAGAATGGGTGTATCGATGATTTCACCATAAATCTCAGGGTTGGGTTTTAATGGATTAGTTCGAGCCTCGTGAAGTTCAGGAAAATTTGAATGATTGGATGTTAAAGACCCTCTCTAGCTCCTCCGTCGACTGACGGAGAGAATGCCAACG contains:
- a CDS encoding putative toxin-antitoxin system toxin component, PIN family; translated protein: MTTVSKSIKVIVDTNIWISFLIGKNLKGLQNQIDSQFIKIISCNEQLHELADVFNKPKFKKYFTHDQITEFFELFDEFSELIAIKTVSNICRDPKDNYLVSLAIDSKADFLITGDKDLLELEKIGKTIVLKFTDFDKIH
- a CDS encoding phosphatidylserine decarboxylase — protein: MKFTKTKKRWGIILLLLAVVATLAFYPLPPQAPIQYYDRESGLLKTEKVAAEHWLVWLYNNPVGEATLWALAKRKVVSSVYGTRMDRPSSIQKIEPFVEEFDIDMRSVKEQEFDSFNDFFTRKLTDNARPVDTIATVAVSPADGKLLAYADISHSDFIIKGTRFDVLSFLNNAKLAQNYVGGALVVVRLAPPDYHRFHFPVGGSVSPLTRIDGDYYSVNPLALRKMTEIFCLNKREITIVTNPLFGDVVVAEVGATMVGSIVQTYTGDSVTKGEEKGYFKFGGSTLVLLFEKNKIRIDADLLMNTLKGYETAVEQGERMGVSMISP